In one window of Pyramidobacter piscolens W5455 DNA:
- a CDS encoding antitermination protein N, with product MDAQTRRRERRAEKQAQWKAANPLLVGVSAKPVNRPILSLNRKPKSRVESALNPIDLTVLAEYHKQIESNLQRIERKNQRTWYSKPGERGITCSGRQKIKGKSIPLI from the coding sequence ACAAACACGCCGCCGCGAACGTCGCGCAGAGAAACAGGCTCAATGGAAAGCAGCAAATCCCCTGTTGGTTGGGGTAAGCGCAAAACCAGTTAACCGCCCTATTCTCTCGCTGAATCGCAAACCGAAATCACGAGTAGAAAGCGCACTAAATCCGATAGACCTTACAGTGCTGGCTGAATACCACAAACAGATTGAAAGCAACCTGCAACGTATTGAGCGCAAGAATCAGCGCACATGGTACAGCAAGCCTGGCGAACGCGGCATAACATGCAGTGGACGCCAGAAAATTAAGGGAAAATCGATTCCTCTTATCTAG